One window of the Cryptomeria japonica chromosome 7, Sugi_1.0, whole genome shotgun sequence genome contains the following:
- the LOC131028350 gene encoding uncharacterized protein LOC131028350 → MTLGLASSFNDFVVEIVTKAKRAEEARDRKEACILTVPIAIVGESTKFYHSTMVSLGPYHNYSPQYHGKKIEESLTEKGKERRKQLDGMASDKLLATRRFWKLTDDQHHKGKLQAMVEVCDRKKVTDKYDRDLSHIPTKKFAQMCFVDVAFLLEFLNTFVMGFNRLEDGSGLSSTIPPVYSGWDDASAQVSSSNPVFYERSNNPVLFTILMDVMKVENQLPMVVLEKAMEVTGKRPLLEDLLRHLCCHISPINSQSPWPCKSTLNLIGCKHLLDCLRLTLVSKDSWLSYKKQLKQASPISDSSASDCDFRSPVLKFLYCLLSPCLRKKETPEISDERYLPYGAEKLKKAGVAFKVMDHGGIHDISFDKQTGTLLLPEIDVGVWTETIFRNLLAYEACYKSGSSELLEMSSDEDQKVLTRFVLFMSQLVETEKDADVLREEKIIQNNLGDSKEVARMWIDMNSSRWIPKCNQFDEITRELNGYIGQQWVVWFAEIWEEYLSKPWLVLAVIIAVIVFAETLVSLWSSRKGNN, encoded by the coding sequence ATGACGTTGGGTTTGGCAAGCAGTTTCAATGATTTCGTAGTGGAGATAGTTACCAAGGCGAAAAGGGCAGAGGAAGCGAGAGATAGGAAAGAGGCATGCATCCTTACAGTACCGATCGCCATTGTAGGCGAAAGCACCAAGTTCTACCATTCCACCATGGTGTCACTTGGCCCTTATCATAATTACTCTCCCCAATATCATGGCAAGAAGATCGAGGAGTCACTCACGGAGAAAGGAAAGGAGCGGCGGAAGCAGCTTGATGGAATGGCATCAGACAAGCTGTTAGCCACAAGAAGATTTTGGAAGCTTACCGATGATCAACATCACAAAGGAAAGCTTCAAGCTATGGTGGAGGTATGTGATCGGAAGAAAGTAACTGATAAATATGACAGAGATTTATCTCATATCCCGACAAAGAAATTTGCTCAGATGTGCTTTGTAGACGTGGCGTTTCTGCTGGAATTTCTCAACACTTTTGTTATGGGTTTCAATAGACTAGAGGATGGTAGCGGTCTCAGCAGCACCATTCCGCCAGTTTACAGTGGATGGGATGACGCCTCTGCTCAGGTAAGTTCCAGTAATCCTGTTTTCTATGAACGCAGTAACAATCCAGTGCTCTTCACCATTTTAATGGATGTCATGAAAGTGGAGAACCAACTGCCTATGGTGGTTCTTGAAAAAGCAATGGAGGTAACAGGGAAAAGGCCCCTGTTGGAGGATTTGCTCCGCCATTTGTGTTGCCATATTTCCCCTATAAATTCCCAATCTCCATGGCCTTGTAAGAGCACTCTCAATTTGATAGGATGCAAACATCTCTTAGATTGCTTACGCCTTACGCTTGTCTCTAAAGATTCTTGGCTTTCCTATAAGAAACAGTTGAAGCAGGCATCACCAATTTCTGACTCCTCTGCTTCCGATTGTGATTTCAGATCCCCTGTGCTAAAGTTTTTATATTGTCTTCTTAGTCCATGTCTTAGGAAAAAGGAAACTCCTGAGATAAGCGATGAAAGGTATCTCCCATACGGAGCAGAGAAACTTAAAAAAGCTGGAGTGGCGTTCAAAGTAATGGATCATGGCGGGATCCATGATATCTCTTTCGACAAGCAGACTGGCACTCTGCTTCTTCCGGAAATTGATGTTGGAGTGTGGACAGAAACAATTTTCAGAAATTTATTGGCATATGAGGCTTGCTATAAAAGTGGAAGCAGTGAGCTTTTAGAGATGAGTAGCGACGAAGATCAAAAAGTACTCACTCGATTCGTCCTGTTTATGTCCCAGTTAGTGGAAACAGAAAAAGATGCAGATGTTTTGAGAGAGGAGAAAATCATTCAGAACAATCTGGGTGACAGCAAAGAGGTGGCCAGGATGTGGATCGATATGAACAGTTCAAGATGGATACCGAAATGCAACCAATTTGATGAGATTACAAGGGAGCTGAATGGGTACATCGGCCAACAATGGGTTGTCTGGTTCGCTGAAATATGGGAAGAATACTTGTCGAAACCTTGGCTAGTCTTGGCCGTCATTATAGCGGTTATTGTTTTTGCGGAAACCCTCGTAAGTCTCTGGAGCAGTCGGAAGGGCAACAATTAA